One segment of Anatilimnocola aggregata DNA contains the following:
- a CDS encoding type II toxin-antitoxin system VapC family toxin yields MKLLLDTHAFMWLDSSSAKLSPTAKQAIGDPANEVWFSTASIWEIQIKLAIGKLQLQEPLAQIIAKQKSNQLSELAIRSEHVIGLAGLPLVHRDPFDRMLIAPAVVEGYTLVTADATFSQYPVKLLW; encoded by the coding sequence ATGAAGTTGCTTCTTGATACGCATGCGTTCATGTGGCTCGATAGCAGTTCCGCGAAACTATCGCCAACCGCCAAGCAGGCGATTGGCGACCCCGCAAACGAAGTCTGGTTCAGCACAGCAAGTATTTGGGAAATCCAAATCAAGCTCGCGATCGGGAAGCTCCAATTGCAGGAGCCGCTGGCTCAAATCATCGCCAAGCAGAAGAGCAATCAACTCAGTGAACTTGCAATTCGATCAGAGCATGTGATTGGACTGGCGGGATTGCCTTTGGTTCATCGAGATCCTTTCGATCGAATGCTCATCGCACCTGCCGTTGTAGAGGGGTACACGCTGGTCACCGCTGACGCGACGTTTTCACAGTACCCCGTCAAACTGTTGTGGTAG
- the mqnC gene encoding cyclic dehypoxanthinyl futalosine synthase, which produces MINTILSKAVAGERLTPEEGLALLQSNDLAAIGRAADAVTRRLHPEPIRTYNIDRNINYTNICTAVCDFCAFYRRPKSPEGYVLPREELLQKVRETVELGGDQILMQGGLHPDYKLEWYEELLHDIRSNFPTINVHGFSPPEIHHFTKVNKLPLKAVLQRLKDAGLGSLPGGGGEILVDRVRGAMTRGKVMTDDWLNVMRVWHELGGNGSATMMFGHIETLAERIEHLERLRQVQDETHGFTAYICWTFQPDHTDMADVPPAGSFEYLKTQAVSRLYLDNFPNIQSSWVTQGLKIGQLALLFGANDMGSLMIEENVVAEAGTVHFLTLDQIRDSISELGYTPRQRNVHYELLDLAHEARAIEANRKPKTLPLVQLAS; this is translated from the coding sequence ATGATCAACACCATCCTTAGTAAAGCAGTCGCCGGTGAGCGACTAACGCCCGAAGAAGGGCTCGCGCTGCTGCAATCGAACGATCTCGCTGCGATCGGCCGCGCTGCGGATGCGGTGACGCGCCGGCTGCATCCCGAGCCGATCCGCACGTACAACATCGACCGCAACATTAACTACACCAACATCTGTACGGCAGTCTGCGATTTCTGCGCGTTCTATCGCCGGCCTAAATCGCCCGAAGGTTATGTGCTCCCTCGCGAAGAGTTGCTGCAAAAAGTTCGCGAGACGGTCGAGCTTGGCGGTGATCAAATCTTGATGCAGGGGGGCTTACATCCCGACTACAAGCTTGAGTGGTACGAAGAACTGCTGCACGACATTCGGTCGAACTTTCCGACGATCAACGTCCACGGCTTCAGTCCGCCCGAGATTCATCACTTCACGAAGGTCAACAAGCTGCCGCTGAAAGCGGTACTGCAGCGGCTGAAGGATGCGGGCCTGGGCAGCTTGCCGGGCGGCGGCGGTGAGATCCTGGTCGACCGTGTGCGCGGGGCAATGACGCGCGGCAAGGTGATGACCGACGACTGGCTGAACGTGATGCGCGTCTGGCATGAACTGGGCGGCAACGGCAGCGCGACGATGATGTTCGGCCACATCGAAACGCTGGCCGAGCGAATCGAGCACCTAGAACGACTGCGGCAAGTGCAAGACGAAACGCACGGCTTCACTGCTTACATCTGCTGGACCTTTCAACCCGACCACACCGACATGGCCGACGTGCCGCCGGCTGGCTCGTTCGAGTATCTGAAGACGCAGGCTGTCAGCCGCCTGTATCTCGACAACTTCCCGAACATTCAATCGAGCTGGGTGACGCAGGGCTTAAAGATCGGCCAGCTCGCGCTGCTGTTCGGTGCGAACGACATGGGGAGCCTGATGATCGAAGAGAATGTCGTTGCCGAAGCGGGAACGGTTCACTTCCTGACGCTCGACCAGATTCGCGACTCGATCAGCGAACTCGGCTACACGCCCCGGCAACGGAACGTCCATTACGAACTGCTCGACCTCGCGCACGAAGCTCGCGCAATTGAAGCGAATCGTAAGCCCAAGACATTGCCACTCGTGCAACTGGCGAGTTAG
- a CDS encoding menaquinone biosynthetic enzyme MqnA/MqnD family protein — translation MKVGAVSYLNTKPLVYGLTAIESSTREPSTRDFELVFDLPSRLADRLARGELDVALIPSIEFFQNPSYSIISDACIGCRGPVFSVKLFSRVPVGKIRTLALDEGSRTSAALVQILLKERHGISPQLLPLPIGSPWEESPADGILVIGDRAMHPPKSQFAEIWDLGDVWCRWAELPFVFAMWVARPGIEGTDELAAQLSAARDQGLANLPQIAATEAPRYGLTTEQCLVYLRDNLHFYLHDRELCGLRKFHEHAVRLGLAPAGVAVPALAGAARINTGTT, via the coding sequence ATGAAGGTCGGAGCTGTTTCCTATCTGAATACCAAGCCGCTGGTTTATGGCTTGACTGCAATTGAAAGCAGCACGCGCGAACCCAGCACGCGTGACTTCGAACTGGTCTTTGACCTCCCCAGCAGACTGGCCGATCGTCTGGCCCGCGGCGAGCTCGATGTCGCGCTGATTCCCTCGATTGAGTTCTTCCAGAACCCCAGCTATTCGATCATTTCCGATGCCTGCATCGGCTGCCGTGGTCCTGTCTTTAGCGTAAAGTTGTTCTCGCGCGTGCCCGTTGGCAAGATTCGGACCCTGGCACTCGACGAAGGTTCCCGCACTAGCGCGGCACTCGTACAGATCCTGCTCAAAGAGCGGCACGGGATTTCGCCCCAGTTGTTGCCGCTGCCGATTGGATCGCCCTGGGAAGAATCGCCCGCCGATGGCATCCTGGTGATTGGCGATCGGGCCATGCATCCGCCAAAGAGTCAGTTCGCTGAGATTTGGGACTTGGGAGATGTCTGGTGTCGCTGGGCCGAGTTGCCGTTTGTCTTTGCGATGTGGGTCGCTCGTCCGGGTATCGAAGGGACCGATGAACTAGCAGCACAGCTATCCGCAGCACGCGATCAGGGGCTCGCGAACCTGCCGCAGATCGCCGCGACCGAAGCGCCCCGCTATGGCCTGACTACCGAACAATGCCTCGTCTATCTGCGAGACAACTTGCACTTTTACCTTCACGACCGTGAGCTTTGCGGCTTGCGCAAATTCCACGAACACGCGGTTCGCCTGGGCCTCGCTCCTGCGGGAGTTGCAGTACCGGCTTTAGCCGGCGCTGCCCGAATCAATACGGGCACCACGTAA
- a CDS encoding class I SAM-dependent methyltransferase, with protein sequence MPNHPSLPLDPAATAARVGAYWREQLPRAIHTGRDISLVLDRGLAELSLTNLWGSENREPSFLMWQQAGEILQPGWLQLRAREKPRGYAGDHEMLGAIFQERVTDNPLGQAFDRYFLRQAAPHAVRNRMYLVRDLIFDLLLTADLPKKVVVVGSGSALEVAAALQQLSAAQKDRGEIVLLDLDPTAILLAEQNLRPHLGNIQLVAESENLVRLPRKTAKVSRLSGADLVICTGFFDYLEDDAATEMLRMIWNCLRPGGQALVFNFAPWNPTRAYMEWIGNWYLLYRNRADLARIASEAEIPANNFEISAEASGIDLLLTLRKS encoded by the coding sequence ATGCCGAATCACCCATCACTGCCGCTCGACCCTGCTGCAACGGCAGCCCGTGTGGGTGCCTATTGGCGCGAGCAGTTGCCTCGCGCGATCCACACGGGTCGCGACATTAGTTTGGTTCTCGACCGCGGCCTGGCCGAACTCTCACTCACCAATCTGTGGGGAAGTGAGAATCGCGAGCCATCTTTTTTGATGTGGCAGCAGGCGGGCGAAATTCTTCAGCCCGGTTGGTTGCAGTTGCGGGCGCGCGAAAAGCCGCGAGGCTATGCCGGTGATCACGAAATGCTGGGAGCCATTTTTCAAGAGCGGGTTACCGACAACCCACTCGGCCAGGCGTTTGATCGATATTTTCTTCGCCAGGCAGCACCCCACGCAGTTCGCAATCGAATGTACCTGGTCCGCGATTTGATCTTTGATCTGCTGCTGACAGCAGATTTACCAAAAAAAGTTGTCGTGGTCGGCAGCGGTTCAGCGCTTGAAGTGGCAGCTGCACTTCAGCAGTTATCAGCCGCTCAGAAGGACCGCGGCGAAATTGTACTCCTCGATCTCGATCCGACGGCAATTCTTCTCGCCGAGCAGAATTTGCGACCTCATTTGGGCAATATCCAGCTAGTTGCCGAGTCGGAGAATCTTGTCCGGCTCCCCAGAAAGACTGCCAAAGTAAGTCGCCTAAGCGGAGCCGATCTGGTCATTTGCACTGGCTTTTTCGATTATCTTGAAGATGACGCAGCGACCGAGATGCTCCGAATGATTTGGAATTGTCTGCGGCCTGGCGGCCAAGCTTTGGTTTTCAATTTTGCCCCCTGGAATCCTACTCGCGCTTACATGGAATGGATCGGTAACTGGTACCTTCTTTACCGAAATCGTGCGGATCTGGCTCGAATCGCCAGCGAAGCTGAGATTCCCGCGAACAATTTTGAGATCTCCGCCGAAGCTTCGGGGATCGATCTGCTCCTCACTCTCAGAAAAAGCTGA
- a CDS encoding DUF1501 domain-containing protein — protein sequence MLNLFPGRTRDCEGVSRRSFLQVGALGGLGLSLPGFLASQAAAKSAGKSSLGQCNVILVWTRGGTSHHDTFDPKPDAPVNVRGEYSVIDTAIPGVKFTEIVPTFAKEAKRFALLRGWNPLNGSHGAADQYVMSGRKMNQAVRYPTMGAVVSHYKGFKSALPPFVQVGTEVDRRFGGGSPGILGLEHGAFEIAADPSAEKFNVRDITPPAGVTSERIDRRRKMLTAVDQLQRQNDLQPAAYEALDEHYKTALNMITAPETKGAFALEKEDDKLRDAYGRNKFGQGLLLARRLIESGVRFVTVTDGGWDTHANNFKTLKNTRIPPVDKGLPQLVIDLEERGMLDSTLVVWLTDFGRTPKINSASGRDHWATSGFAMMAGGGVPGGQVLGQTDDEGGHVIKDEYLSEDIVNTIYQKVGIPTDLMVNAPDGRPIRLLEGKPIKEWL from the coding sequence ATGCTCAACCTGTTTCCTGGTCGGACGCGTGATTGCGAAGGTGTCTCACGACGCAGCTTTTTGCAGGTTGGTGCGCTCGGTGGACTGGGCCTTTCGCTCCCCGGTTTTCTCGCCAGCCAAGCTGCTGCGAAGTCCGCGGGCAAGTCTTCGCTGGGGCAATGCAATGTGATTCTGGTTTGGACCCGCGGTGGTACTAGCCATCACGACACGTTCGATCCCAAGCCTGATGCACCGGTCAACGTGCGCGGTGAATATAGCGTGATCGACACGGCAATTCCTGGCGTGAAGTTCACCGAGATCGTGCCGACGTTCGCCAAGGAAGCCAAGCGGTTCGCGCTGCTGCGTGGTTGGAATCCTTTGAACGGCAGTCACGGTGCGGCCGATCAATACGTGATGTCGGGCCGCAAGATGAATCAGGCTGTTCGCTATCCCACGATGGGTGCGGTGGTCAGCCACTACAAAGGTTTCAAATCAGCTTTGCCGCCGTTTGTCCAAGTGGGCACCGAAGTCGATCGCCGCTTTGGTGGCGGCAGCCCGGGCATTCTCGGACTGGAGCATGGTGCGTTCGAAATCGCCGCCGATCCAAGTGCCGAAAAGTTCAACGTCCGCGATATCACACCCCCTGCTGGTGTCACCAGCGAGCGGATCGATCGTCGCCGCAAGATGCTCACTGCTGTCGATCAACTGCAGCGGCAGAACGACCTGCAGCCTGCCGCTTATGAAGCGCTCGATGAACACTACAAAACGGCGCTCAACATGATCACCGCGCCGGAAACGAAGGGGGCGTTTGCTCTCGAAAAAGAAGACGACAAACTGCGCGATGCGTACGGTCGAAACAAATTCGGCCAAGGCCTGCTGCTGGCTCGCCGGTTGATTGAGTCGGGTGTGCGTTTTGTCACCGTGACCGATGGTGGCTGGGACACGCACGCTAACAACTTCAAGACCCTCAAGAACACCCGCATTCCGCCCGTCGATAAAGGTCTGCCCCAGCTTGTGATCGACCTGGAAGAGCGGGGCATGCTCGACAGCACGCTGGTGGTCTGGCTCACCGACTTCGGTCGTACGCCAAAGATCAACTCGGCCAGCGGTCGCGATCACTGGGCCACATCGGGCTTTGCAATGATGGCCGGTGGCGGCGTTCCTGGCGGCCAGGTTCTCGGCCAGACCGATGACGAAGGTGGTCACGTCATCAAGGACGAATACCTGAGCGAAGACATTGTGAACACCATCTATCAGAAAGTCGGCATTCCGACCGACCTGATGGTCAATGCTCCCGACGGTCGCCCGATCCGCCTGCTGGAAGGCAAGCCGATCAAGGAATGGCTGTAA
- a CDS encoding bestrophin family protein → MNRQDFWSEVVRVNGSVTPQVAVRVLIFCLIGMFVHAVVVWTDVQTGLAVAPYEIVGVVLALILVTRTNAGYDRWYEARKLWGGIVNQTRNLATIGAVYGPQDRQWQDEFSRWTAAFAHACRHSLRGETDFQDMEKLLGKSQTALLAAAPHAPMYVAGRLAQLLARAVRDGQLDRFAFMQAEHERASLIDHIGACERILKTPLAKVFSIKIRRFLFVYLVALPIAIVDKTGVMTPIIVLVVAYPLLSLDQIGIELQNPFALDRLSHLPLDEISANIERNVFESQRYLLNSEPTSRVESHHESRLVRMVITPPASELCDGTGTTVPIDSHL, encoded by the coding sequence ATGAATCGCCAGGACTTTTGGTCAGAAGTCGTTCGCGTGAATGGCTCGGTTACGCCGCAAGTGGCGGTACGCGTGTTAATTTTCTGCTTGATCGGCATGTTCGTGCATGCCGTGGTGGTGTGGACAGATGTTCAGACGGGGCTTGCAGTCGCACCGTACGAAATTGTTGGCGTAGTCTTAGCGTTGATCTTGGTCACGCGGACGAATGCTGGTTACGACCGCTGGTACGAAGCTCGCAAACTTTGGGGCGGCATCGTGAATCAGACGCGTAACCTGGCCACGATCGGTGCCGTATATGGGCCCCAGGATCGTCAATGGCAGGACGAGTTCAGTCGCTGGACGGCTGCATTCGCCCATGCCTGCCGCCATAGCCTGCGCGGTGAAACCGACTTCCAAGATATGGAAAAACTGCTCGGCAAATCGCAGACAGCGCTCCTGGCGGCAGCTCCGCATGCGCCGATGTATGTTGCCGGTCGGCTCGCCCAATTGCTGGCTAGGGCCGTGCGCGATGGCCAACTCGACCGCTTCGCCTTTATGCAGGCCGAGCATGAGCGGGCTTCACTGATCGACCATATCGGCGCTTGCGAACGCATCTTGAAAACGCCGCTGGCCAAGGTGTTTTCGATTAAAATTCGCCGCTTCTTGTTCGTCTACTTGGTCGCGCTGCCAATCGCGATTGTCGACAAGACGGGCGTGATGACACCGATTATCGTGCTCGTCGTGGCCTATCCACTCTTGTCTCTCGACCAGATTGGAATCGAGCTGCAAAATCCCTTCGCGCTCGACCGCCTGAGTCATTTGCCGCTCGATGAAATCTCCGCTAACATCGAGCGCAATGTGTTCGAAAGCCAACGCTATTTGTTGAACAGTGAACCTACGTCGCGTGTAGAGAGTCATCACGAGAGTCGACTGGTAAGAATGGTGATTACTCCACCTGCCAGCGAACTTTGCGATGGAACAGGCACCACCGTGCCGATCGATTCGCACTTGTAG
- a CDS encoding type II toxin-antitoxin system Phd/YefM family antitoxin → MRTDIEIQDLSARLDEALALANAGEEVILVANGAPKAKLVPVESAGGRVFDLHPGAFVVGPEFDDPLSDDVWPNKR, encoded by the coding sequence ATGCGCACCGACATCGAAATCCAAGATCTATCTGCCCGACTCGACGAGGCTCTAGCGCTCGCAAATGCTGGTGAAGAGGTAATCCTCGTCGCGAACGGAGCACCGAAAGCGAAGTTGGTGCCGGTCGAATCTGCCGGCGGTCGTGTATTTGATCTACATCCCGGAGCTTTTGTCGTCGGACCCGAGTTTGACGATCCGCTTTCTGATGACGTCTGGCCAAACAAACGATGA
- a CDS encoding FMN-binding negative transcriptional regulator has product MYVPVPFAVNEPARLTQFMADHSFAMVVTEYEGVPFASHVPLLYQPAEGSRGVLVGHLARANPQWRAAEGLADGIPALAIFHGPHTYISPTWYAEPNTVPTWNYTAVHATGRLKLIADQSRLLELIRQTVNVYEAPQPQPWRLEDQDATFIEKLLGGIVGFEITIDELQGKWKLNQNQTVARRERVIEVLQSSSRYDDQQVAALMREV; this is encoded by the coding sequence ATGTACGTCCCTGTTCCGTTTGCTGTCAACGAACCCGCCCGGCTAACACAGTTCATGGCCGACCATAGCTTTGCGATGGTCGTCACCGAGTACGAAGGCGTTCCCTTCGCCAGCCATGTGCCGCTCCTCTATCAACCTGCGGAGGGCTCACGCGGCGTGTTAGTGGGGCATCTCGCGCGAGCCAATCCGCAATGGCGAGCCGCTGAAGGGCTGGCCGACGGAATTCCGGCGCTCGCCATCTTCCACGGCCCGCACACGTACATTTCGCCCACCTGGTATGCCGAGCCGAATACGGTTCCTACGTGGAATTACACCGCTGTGCATGCCACCGGTCGGCTGAAATTGATCGCGGATCAAAGTCGATTGCTGGAACTGATCCGCCAAACTGTTAACGTCTACGAAGCACCTCAGCCCCAGCCTTGGCGACTCGAAGATCAAGACGCGACGTTCATCGAGAAGCTTCTCGGCGGCATCGTTGGCTTCGAAATCACCATCGACGAATTGCAAGGCAAATGGAAGCTCAACCAGAACCAAACAGTAGCCCGGCGAGAGCGCGTGATTGAAGTCCTGCAGAGTTCCAGTCGTTACGACGATCAACAAGTGGCAGCGCTAATGCGGGAAGTATAG
- a CDS encoding DUF1232 domain-containing protein, producing MAEPKSYSADASPPLQGEVMPPTQSGLVGSLVSVVGLVLAGVYLANPGWGVIELLPDNLPGIGNIDEVVATTIFLTCLARLGINILPQRGPTTSERKN from the coding sequence ATGGCTGAGCCGAAATCATATTCCGCAGATGCTTCCCCTCCATTGCAGGGCGAAGTAATGCCGCCGACGCAGTCTGGTTTGGTGGGGAGCCTGGTATCCGTTGTTGGGCTGGTGCTGGCAGGGGTCTACCTGGCGAATCCAGGCTGGGGAGTCATTGAATTACTTCCCGACAATCTTCCCGGCATTGGCAACATCGATGAAGTTGTCGCGACGACGATTTTCCTCACCTGTCTTGCCCGCTTGGGAATCAACATTCTCCCTCAACGCGGTCCGACCACGAGCGAACGGAAAAACTAA
- the ruvX gene encoding Holliday junction resolvase RuvX — protein MSEPPTMKESPPHEPDGVPRTGRIAAIDYGSVRIGVAITDPEQKFASPLENYSRRSEPKDAEWLQQLVQSERIVGLVIGLPLHTSGTESQKSAEVRKFAAWLAPLVKVPIALFDERFTTSQANELMAEAGLSTKQRKERRDKIAAHVLLLSYLDSSRTLNSPTTLE, from the coding sequence ATGTCGGAACCGCCCACGATGAAAGAATCCCCGCCGCACGAACCCGATGGGGTGCCGCGCACGGGGCGAATCGCAGCCATCGACTACGGCAGTGTACGCATCGGAGTGGCGATCACCGACCCGGAGCAAAAGTTCGCCAGCCCGCTCGAGAACTACTCTCGACGCAGCGAGCCCAAGGATGCCGAGTGGCTGCAGCAACTCGTTCAATCGGAACGGATTGTGGGCCTGGTGATTGGGCTGCCTTTGCACACCAGCGGGACCGAAAGTCAGAAGTCGGCCGAGGTCCGCAAATTCGCAGCCTGGCTTGCGCCACTCGTCAAAGTACCGATCGCACTCTTCGACGAGCGCTTCACCACCTCGCAAGCGAACGAATTGATGGCCGAAGCGGGGCTCTCCACGAAGCAGCGGAAAGAACGCCGCGACAAAATCGCCGCGCACGTATTGCTACTGAGTTATCTCGATTCTTCGCGCACGCTCAACTCGCCCACGACGCTCGAATGA
- a CDS encoding TlpA disulfide reductase family protein, with protein MLRTLCLYTAGLCAEGYWKHLSRWTFLAGLAAPACFATPIWADSPSAADALRLVPVQPGINFDTPEKQDLARCKVDVETFGGITGWVVRDAGGQLLRRFLDTNGDNKVDQWCYFANGIEIYRDIDANYNNKADQYRWLGTAGIRWGTDENEDGRIDAWKSISPEEVTEELVAALRDGDAARFQRLLLTAEELQTLGLGADKVTEIKAKITDAAEKFGDVARKQTMVGKSAEWISFGASKPGVFTAGSEGSTKDLIIYDNVTAIVQNGKDKTSQLIVGSLVRVGDRWRLIDLPKNLLSDPNASTVAGYFFQAEPSTRSGGDDNPENRSVSPEVQKQIADLANVDKALAEATPAQLGKLNSARCDVLDQLVRSTTGEDRIIWVRQYAETVAAAVQSGAFPEGVRRLNSLLDTIKNDPKSRDLVPFVEFRQMSAEYNLSLQAKEPDFEKINTSWMNNLEAFISQYATSPDAAEAMLQLAIGYEFSGKEEKALEWFGRIVKEFGSTELAKKAAGAKRRLESVGQPMSLQGNTVDGRKFDLSAYRGKIVLVHYWATWCEPCKQDMTLIATMLNRYPKEFVPVGVNLDNEVGTARQFITTKKVPWPQLFEEGGLESRIANEMGILSLPTMLLIDRQGRVINRNIHASEIETELKKLTK; from the coding sequence ATGCTGCGAACACTGTGTCTCTACACCGCAGGTCTTTGCGCCGAGGGCTACTGGAAGCATTTGAGCCGCTGGACGTTTTTGGCCGGCTTGGCAGCCCCAGCGTGTTTCGCCACGCCCATCTGGGCCGATTCTCCCTCTGCTGCTGACGCGCTTCGCCTGGTCCCCGTTCAGCCCGGAATCAACTTCGATACACCCGAAAAACAAGACCTTGCGCGCTGCAAAGTCGATGTGGAAACTTTTGGCGGAATCACCGGTTGGGTGGTGCGCGATGCTGGCGGTCAACTACTCCGCCGCTTTCTCGACACCAACGGCGACAACAAGGTCGATCAGTGGTGCTACTTCGCCAACGGCATCGAGATTTATCGCGATATCGACGCGAATTACAACAACAAGGCGGACCAATATCGCTGGCTCGGCACGGCGGGAATTCGCTGGGGAACCGACGAAAACGAAGATGGCCGGATCGACGCCTGGAAGAGCATTTCGCCCGAGGAAGTGACCGAAGAATTGGTCGCAGCCCTGCGAGATGGCGATGCTGCTCGCTTTCAACGCCTGTTGCTCACCGCGGAAGAATTGCAAACGCTGGGACTTGGCGCTGATAAAGTGACCGAGATCAAAGCGAAAATTACCGATGCTGCCGAGAAATTTGGCGATGTCGCCCGCAAGCAAACGATGGTGGGCAAATCGGCGGAATGGATCTCCTTCGGCGCGAGTAAGCCGGGGGTGTTTACGGCCGGCAGTGAAGGTTCGACGAAAGATCTGATTATCTACGACAACGTCACCGCAATTGTCCAGAATGGCAAGGATAAAACGTCGCAACTCATTGTAGGATCACTAGTTCGAGTGGGCGATCGTTGGCGATTGATCGACCTGCCAAAGAACCTCCTCTCCGACCCGAATGCCTCGACCGTGGCAGGTTACTTCTTCCAAGCAGAGCCCAGCACACGGAGCGGTGGCGACGACAATCCAGAGAATCGCAGCGTTAGCCCGGAAGTGCAAAAACAGATCGCTGACCTGGCCAACGTCGACAAGGCCCTGGCGGAAGCGACACCCGCTCAGCTGGGAAAACTCAACAGTGCCCGCTGCGATGTGCTAGACCAACTTGTTCGCTCGACAACCGGCGAAGACCGGATCATTTGGGTTCGCCAATATGCCGAAACGGTTGCTGCAGCTGTGCAATCCGGTGCCTTTCCCGAAGGAGTCCGGCGGCTCAATAGCTTGCTCGACACGATCAAGAACGACCCCAAGTCGCGGGACTTGGTGCCTTTTGTCGAATTCCGCCAAATGAGCGCCGAATACAACCTGAGCTTGCAGGCTAAAGAGCCCGATTTCGAGAAAATCAACACCAGTTGGATGAACAACCTCGAAGCGTTCATCAGCCAATATGCAACCAGCCCCGATGCGGCCGAAGCAATGCTGCAACTGGCGATTGGGTATGAATTCTCGGGCAAAGAAGAGAAGGCTCTGGAGTGGTTCGGTCGCATCGTCAAAGAATTCGGCTCCACCGAACTGGCGAAAAAAGCTGCTGGCGCGAAACGGCGGCTGGAGTCGGTCGGCCAGCCGATGTCGCTGCAAGGGAACACGGTCGACGGCCGGAAGTTCGACCTAAGCGCCTATCGCGGCAAGATTGTGTTGGTGCACTACTGGGCGACCTGGTGCGAACCGTGCAAACAAGACATGACTCTGATCGCAACCATGCTGAACCGTTATCCGAAAGAGTTCGTGCCTGTCGGTGTGAATCTCGATAACGAAGTGGGGACTGCCCGGCAGTTCATCACCACCAAGAAGGTGCCCTGGCCGCAACTCTTCGAGGAAGGTGGCCTCGAAAGCCGCATTGCCAACGAAATGGGCATTCTTTCACTTCCCACAATGCTCCTCATCGATCGCCAGGGGCGCGTCATCAATCGCAACATCCACGCGAGCGAGATTGAGACGGAACTGAAGAAACTGACGAAGTAA
- a CDS encoding phosphorylase family protein has product MLLRWLVNNYLRDAAEQAVRQHFSGTSSGQAGQTVPTSGGAEGEVAGEDLPCDVALIFALGMEAGPLVDQLKDVASTKRPKHVEHAGSLAGKLAVIAEGGVGQEAAALTTREMIRAYEPRWIVSAGFAGALNDQLHRGHMLMANSVVNLAGEEMQIELKMQPTPKLHVGRLLTVDGLLKTTAEKLTAGAEHSAIACDMETFAVAKECSLAGVRFLSVRIVSDGLSDELPFEVEQLMNEKNLAKQAGIAIQALMKRPAAALDLWKLRDEANKAAERLAKFLLQVLPQLPA; this is encoded by the coding sequence ATGCTGCTACGTTGGCTGGTCAACAACTACTTGCGCGATGCTGCCGAGCAGGCCGTACGGCAGCACTTCAGCGGCACAAGTTCCGGACAGGCCGGGCAGACAGTTCCCACCTCAGGTGGTGCAGAGGGTGAAGTTGCCGGTGAAGATCTCCCTTGCGATGTTGCCCTCATCTTTGCCCTGGGAATGGAAGCGGGGCCACTGGTCGATCAGTTGAAAGATGTCGCGTCGACCAAACGGCCGAAGCACGTTGAGCATGCGGGATCCCTCGCTGGCAAACTCGCGGTGATTGCCGAAGGTGGAGTCGGTCAAGAAGCGGCCGCGCTAACCACTCGTGAAATGATCCGCGCCTACGAGCCGCGCTGGATTGTGTCTGCCGGCTTTGCGGGCGCGCTGAACGATCAATTGCATCGCGGTCACATGCTGATGGCCAATTCGGTGGTGAATTTGGCCGGCGAAGAAATGCAAATCGAACTCAAAATGCAGCCCACCCCCAAGTTGCACGTTGGGCGGTTGCTCACCGTCGATGGGCTCTTGAAAACAACCGCCGAGAAACTGACTGCAGGGGCAGAGCACTCGGCCATTGCCTGCGATATGGAAACGTTTGCAGTCGCCAAGGAGTGCAGCCTGGCCGGCGTGCGGTTTCTCTCGGTGCGGATTGTTAGCGATGGCCTCAGCGACGAGCTACCATTCGAAGTCGAGCAACTGATGAACGAAAAGAATCTCGCCAAGCAGGCAGGCATCGCGATCCAGGCTCTGATGAAGCGCCCCGCGGCGGCGCTTGACTTGTGGAAACTCCGAGACGAAGCGAATAAAGCCGCGGAACGCCTGGCCAAGTTCCTGCTGCAGGTGTTGCCTCAATTGCCCGCGTAA